The proteins below are encoded in one region of Streptomyces cyanogenus:
- a CDS encoding IclR family transcriptional regulator, producing MGGQDGPTLIGSVQRAFRLLEAVSEHANGAPAKQLARETGLPLATAYHLLRTLVHDGYVRKLDDGGFVLGDRLNSLHTAGRTQTLLSRVRPTLAALRDELSTATYLTFYEDGEIRVADIVDSPRTPRVDLWVGFEDAGHATALGKSVLRGMDEEARRDYLSRHQLADLTPRTVTSVPELLRRIQAPPLAPAVTDLEEYSVGTVCVAVPVYRGGVLGSLGVSLPVERRDRLEEIRARLLPIAGRVTRGLSLTI from the coding sequence ATGGGCGGTCAGGACGGACCCACCCTCATCGGCTCCGTGCAGCGGGCCTTCCGGCTGCTGGAGGCGGTGAGCGAGCACGCGAACGGCGCGCCCGCGAAGCAGCTGGCACGCGAGACGGGGCTGCCCCTGGCAACCGCCTACCACCTGCTGCGCACCCTGGTGCACGACGGCTACGTACGGAAGCTGGACGACGGCGGCTTCGTCCTGGGCGACCGGCTGAACTCGCTGCACACGGCGGGCCGCACCCAGACGCTGCTCAGCCGCGTGCGTCCGACGCTCGCCGCGCTGCGGGACGAGCTGTCCACCGCCACCTACCTCACGTTCTACGAGGACGGCGAGATCAGGGTCGCCGACATCGTCGACAGCCCCCGTACACCGCGGGTGGACCTGTGGGTGGGGTTCGAGGACGCCGGACACGCCACCGCGCTGGGCAAGTCCGTGCTGCGCGGGATGGACGAGGAGGCCCGCCGGGACTACCTCTCGCGGCACCAGCTGGCCGATCTCACGCCCCGGACGGTCACCAGCGTGCCGGAGCTGTTGCGCAGGATCCAGGCGCCCCCGCTGGCACCGGCCGTCACGGACCTGGAGGAGTACTCGGTCGGCACCGTGTGCGTCGCCGTCCCCGTCTACCGCGGCGGCGTCCTCGGCTCGCTCGGCGTCTCCCTGCCGGTGGAGCGGCGGGACCGCCTGGAGGAGATCCGGGCCCGGCTGCTCCCGATCGCGGGCCGGGTGACCAGAGGGCTCTCGCTCACTATCTGA
- a CDS encoding peroxiredoxin: protein MTERLAIGDKAEDFALPDETGTIRRLSALLADGPVVLFFYPAALTPGCTAEACHFRDLAAEFAAVGARPVGISGDTVDKQQEFAGRHGLGMPLLSDAHGTVRERYGVRRGFSLAPTRRVTFVIAQDRTVLEIVRSELRMNTHADRALAALRAHQGRGGQPGA from the coding sequence GTGACCGAGCGCCTCGCGATCGGCGACAAGGCCGAGGACTTCGCCCTGCCCGACGAGACCGGCACCATCCGGCGGCTCAGCGCACTGCTGGCCGACGGCCCGGTCGTCCTCTTCTTCTACCCCGCCGCCCTCACCCCCGGCTGCACCGCCGAGGCCTGCCACTTCCGCGACCTCGCCGCCGAGTTCGCCGCCGTCGGCGCCCGGCCGGTCGGCATCAGCGGGGACACCGTCGACAAACAGCAGGAGTTCGCCGGCCGGCACGGCCTCGGCATGCCGCTGCTCTCCGACGCCCACGGCACGGTCCGCGAGCGGTACGGCGTCAGGCGCGGCTTCTCCCTCGCCCCGACCAGGCGCGTCACCTTCGTGATCGCCCAGGACCGCACCGTCCTGGAGATCGTCCGCAGCGAGCTGCGCATGAACACCCACGCCGACCGGGCCCTCGCCGCCCTGCGTGCCCACCAGGGCCGAGGCGGACAGCCCGGCGCCTGA
- a CDS encoding RNA polymerase sigma factor SigF, whose product MRVTGSTKPHPHDDAPDTGDAFQCLAGLPDGPERQALRDELVRLWLPMAERIAVRFRGRGEALEDLYQVAALGLVKAVDHYDPARGRAFEAYAVPTITGEIKRHFRDHMWTLHVPRRVQDLRNRVRTATKELAQTTPGGAPTVAEIAAYTRLSEDEVRTGMEALECFSALSLDAEVAGTDGYALGDSLGGPDPGYDLVVDRAAVKPCLAALPERERTILYLRFFGGMTQSRIAQQLGISQMHVSRLLSGCFDRLREELLAEARVR is encoded by the coding sequence ATGCGTGTCACTGGCAGCACGAAGCCCCACCCCCACGACGACGCCCCGGACACGGGCGACGCCTTCCAGTGCCTGGCCGGGCTGCCCGACGGCCCCGAGCGCCAGGCGCTCCGGGACGAGCTGGTCCGCCTGTGGCTGCCGATGGCCGAGCGGATCGCCGTACGGTTCCGCGGCCGCGGCGAGGCCCTGGAGGACCTCTACCAGGTGGCGGCCCTGGGTCTGGTGAAGGCTGTAGACCACTACGACCCGGCTCGCGGCCGTGCCTTCGAGGCGTACGCCGTGCCCACCATCACCGGTGAGATCAAGCGCCACTTCCGGGACCACATGTGGACGCTGCACGTGCCACGGCGGGTGCAGGACCTGCGCAACCGGGTCCGCACCGCCACCAAGGAGCTAGCGCAGACCACCCCGGGCGGGGCACCCACCGTCGCCGAGATCGCCGCGTACACCCGGCTGAGCGAGGACGAGGTGCGCACCGGCATGGAGGCGCTGGAGTGCTTCTCCGCGCTGTCACTGGACGCCGAGGTGGCGGGCACGGACGGCTACGCCCTCGGTGACTCGCTGGGCGGACCGGACCCGGGGTACGACCTCGTCGTGGACCGCGCCGCGGTCAAGCCGTGCCTCGCGGCGCTCCCCGAGCGCGAACGCACCATCCTCTATCTGCGCTTCTTCGGCGGGATGACACAGAGCCGGATCGCCCAGCAGCTCGGTATCTCGCAGATGCACGTCTCCCGGCTGCTCAGCGGCTGCTTCGACCGGCTGCGCGAGGAACTGCTCGCGGAGGCCCGCGTCCGCTGA
- a CDS encoding DoxX family protein yields the protein MPRSERSPLLLAGLLAAAGVAHFATPRQFDALVPRALPGSPRAWTYGSGAVELALAAGIAAPGTRAAAARAAAAFFVGVFPAHVQMAVDWRDRPAPLKAAALARLPLQLPLVLWARAVARGGEGRS from the coding sequence GTGCCCCGGTCCGAACGCTCACCCCTGCTGCTCGCCGGCCTGCTGGCAGCCGCCGGGGTCGCCCACTTCGCCACCCCGCGGCAGTTCGACGCGCTCGTCCCCCGGGCGCTGCCGGGCTCGCCCAGGGCCTGGACCTACGGCAGCGGGGCCGTCGAGCTGGCCCTCGCGGCCGGGATCGCGGCGCCCGGGACCCGCGCGGCGGCCGCGAGGGCGGCGGCCGCGTTCTTCGTCGGCGTGTTCCCGGCGCACGTCCAGATGGCGGTGGACTGGCGTGACCGCCCCGCGCCGCTGAAGGCCGCGGCCCTCGCCCGGCTGCCCCTCCAGCTGCCCCTGGTGCTGTGGGCGCGCGCGGTGGCCCGCGGCGGGGAGGGGCGGTCGTGA
- a CDS encoding ATP-dependent DNA ligase encodes MTLPLIPPMLATPGTLPPAAQDARWAYETKQDGQRVMVYLPGDGSVLLRARSGDDITAAYPELRPLGGVLGTARAVLDGEVLALDERGRADFQLLQSRMGLAHAPARAARRAAQVPVHLVLFDVPYLEEPLVRLPYARRRARLEELGLAGPYWSTPAAVTGHGAEALRATREHGLEGLVCKRLDSVYEPGVRSRAWIKIRNMRAEDVIVGGWLPGKGRLSGLPGAVLAGQRDSGGRLRYVGGVGTGWSEAERVRLADLLRDAASDRCPFDPVPRVPGARWVLPRLVGEVSYSTRTRHGMLRQPSWLRLRPDLTPEESAADLPEDVG; translated from the coding sequence GTGACGCTGCCGCTCATCCCGCCCATGCTCGCCACCCCGGGGACGCTGCCGCCGGCCGCCCAGGACGCGCGGTGGGCGTACGAGACCAAGCAGGACGGGCAGCGGGTGATGGTCTATCTGCCCGGTGACGGCAGTGTGCTGCTGCGCGCCCGCTCGGGTGACGACATCACCGCGGCCTATCCCGAACTCCGGCCGCTCGGCGGGGTGCTGGGCACCGCGCGTGCCGTGCTGGACGGCGAGGTGCTGGCCCTGGACGAGCGGGGGCGGGCCGACTTCCAGCTGCTGCAGAGCCGGATGGGTCTCGCGCACGCCCCCGCGCGGGCGGCGCGCCGGGCCGCCCAGGTGCCGGTGCACCTGGTGCTGTTCGACGTGCCGTACCTGGAGGAACCGCTGGTGCGGCTGCCGTACGCGCGGCGGCGGGCCCGGCTGGAGGAGCTGGGCCTTGCCGGGCCTTACTGGTCGACGCCGGCCGCCGTGACCGGGCACGGTGCCGAGGCCCTGCGCGCCACCCGGGAGCACGGTCTGGAGGGCCTGGTGTGCAAGCGGCTGGACTCGGTGTACGAGCCCGGGGTGCGCTCCCGCGCCTGGATCAAGATCCGCAACATGCGGGCCGAGGACGTGATCGTCGGCGGCTGGCTCCCCGGCAAGGGGCGGCTGAGCGGACTGCCCGGCGCGGTGCTGGCCGGCCAGCGCGACTCCGGCGGCCGGCTGCGGTACGTCGGCGGCGTGGGCACCGGCTGGAGCGAGGCCGAGCGCGTCCGGCTGGCGGATCTGCTGCGGGACGCGGCGAGCGACCGGTGCCCCTTCGACCCGGTGCCGCGCGTGCCGGGCGCGCGCTGGGTGCTGCCCCGGCTGGTGGGCGAGGTCAGCTACAGCACCCGGACCCGGCACGGGATGCTGCGCCAGCCGTCCTGGCTGCGGCTGCGCCCGGATCTCACCCCGGAGGAGTCCGCGGCCGACCTGCCCGAGGACGTGGGATGA
- a CDS encoding ATP-binding protein: MAAQLNTLLRAACEHVCPVPPVAGAVSAVRRRAEAVLADWSVCSEIVEDALLVVSELATNAIIHARPPAELRLSWMRGDGDRTLRVEVTDAGPARPAGRPLDGIDPDEHGRGEAIVRALATHYGIRIHAGGVTRWAELVAG, encoded by the coding sequence ATGGCGGCACAGCTCAACACGCTGCTCCGGGCGGCATGCGAACACGTGTGTCCGGTGCCGCCCGTCGCCGGCGCGGTCTCGGCCGTACGGCGACGCGCCGAGGCCGTCCTCGCGGACTGGAGCGTGTGTTCCGAGATCGTCGAGGACGCGCTGCTCGTCGTGTCCGAGCTGGCCACCAACGCGATCATCCACGCCCGGCCCCCGGCCGAGCTGCGCCTGTCATGGATGCGCGGCGACGGCGACCGCACCCTGCGCGTCGAGGTCACCGACGCGGGACCGGCGCGTCCGGCGGGCCGGCCGCTCGACGGGATCGACCCGGACGAGCACGGCCGGGGCGAGGCGATCGTGCGCGCCCTGGCGACCCACTACGGCATACGGATCCACGCGGGCGGGGTCACCCGCTGGGCCGAGCTGGTCGCCGGCTGA
- a CDS encoding cupin domain-containing protein has translation MRTALRTAVTGVVTAAAVLTCGSAEATPAGPGVTARILAQTTVGDTDYTLREITVPPGQSTGWHYHDGPLYAVVKQGTLSHFDAGCASDGVYRTGASVQEPPGADHVHIGRNLGDIPLVLDVLYVLPHGSPFSEDAPNPGCPFQ, from the coding sequence ATGCGCACCGCACTCCGTACCGCCGTGACCGGCGTGGTGACCGCCGCCGCCGTCCTGACCTGTGGCTCCGCCGAGGCCACCCCGGCGGGCCCCGGGGTGACCGCCCGGATCCTCGCTCAGACCACCGTCGGGGACACCGACTACACCCTGCGGGAGATAACCGTCCCGCCCGGTCAGAGCACCGGCTGGCACTACCACGACGGCCCGCTGTACGCCGTCGTGAAGCAGGGCACCCTCAGCCACTTCGACGCCGGGTGCGCCTCGGACGGCGTCTACCGCACGGGCGCGTCCGTCCAGGAGCCGCCCGGCGCGGACCACGTCCACATCGGCCGCAACCTGGGCGACATACCGCTCGTCCTCGACGTGCTGTACGTGCTGCCGCACGGGTCGCCGTTCTCGGAGGACGCGCCGAACCCGGGCTGCCCGTTCCAGTGA
- a CDS encoding IclR family transcriptional regulator, with product MAGPVQSIERAAAILRLLAGGPRRLGLGEVAASLGLAKGTAHGILRTLQHVDFVEQDAATGKYQLGAALLHLGTSYLDVNELRSRSLNWADALAARSGEAVRLGTPLEGQVLIVHHVFRPDDTFQTLDVGALLPLHASSLGKVLLAYGTATVEPGQEPELEAYTRHTLVDPERLTRALAEVREVGWAAEIQEMSMGEAGLAAPIRGHGGLVVGAIGLSGPVERICDSQGHPRPPLISLIREAARAISRDLGAARW from the coding sequence ATGGCCGGCCCAGTCCAGTCGATCGAACGGGCGGCGGCGATTCTGCGCCTGCTCGCCGGTGGCCCCCGCCGACTCGGTCTCGGCGAGGTGGCGGCGTCGCTCGGCCTGGCGAAGGGCACCGCCCACGGCATTCTGCGCACGCTTCAGCACGTGGACTTCGTGGAGCAGGACGCGGCCACCGGGAAGTACCAGCTCGGCGCCGCCCTGCTGCACCTCGGCACCAGCTACCTGGACGTCAACGAGCTGCGCTCGCGCTCCCTGAACTGGGCGGACGCGCTGGCCGCCCGCAGCGGGGAGGCGGTGCGGCTGGGCACCCCGCTGGAGGGCCAGGTGCTCATCGTCCACCACGTGTTCCGGCCGGACGACACCTTCCAGACGCTGGACGTGGGCGCGCTGCTCCCCCTGCACGCCTCCTCCCTCGGCAAGGTCCTGCTGGCCTACGGGACCGCCACCGTCGAGCCGGGCCAGGAGCCGGAGCTGGAGGCCTACACCCGGCACACCCTGGTCGACCCCGAGCGGCTCACCCGGGCGCTCGCCGAGGTCAGGGAAGTGGGCTGGGCCGCCGAGATCCAGGAGATGAGCATGGGCGAGGCCGGTCTCGCCGCGCCGATCCGGGGCCACGGCGGCCTGGTCGTCGGCGCCATCGGGCTGTCCGGGCCGGTCGAGCGGATCTGCGACAGCCAGGGCCACCCCCGCCCCCCTCTGATCAGCCTGATCCGCGAGGCCGCGCGGGCGATCTCCAGAGACCTGGGAGCCGCCCGCTGGTAG
- a CDS encoding LacI family DNA-binding transcriptional regulator, whose translation MGGGVDRNGVGGGRPTSRDVARLAGVSHTAVSFVFNGRAEGNLSPATQERIRQAAARLGYRPDPVARGLRRRRTAVIGLVTDEIASSPFAGRLLRGAMETAWDSDHLVLTVDSGGDPAKEDAAVAELLDRRVDGIIYAAMSLRRVRVPEGLHRTHSVLANCLPADDSLPAVIPAERAGGRTAARLLLEAGHRRVALVGGQDDIASVERLRGFRDALRAEGITVPKEWVVRTGGEITGGHEGATRLLDGTAPHLRPTGMFCYNDRVAAGVLHAATRLGIAVPGELSVVGYDDQEHMAAYLTPALTTVALPHRAMGEAAARLLLDAIDTGRTPPATVRRLACPVVSRASVGPAPTR comes from the coding sequence ATGGGCGGCGGCGTGGACAGGAACGGCGTGGGCGGTGGGCGGCCCACCTCGCGGGACGTCGCCCGGCTCGCCGGCGTCTCGCACACCGCCGTCTCGTTCGTCTTCAACGGCCGTGCCGAGGGCAACCTCTCACCCGCCACCCAGGAACGCATCCGGCAGGCCGCCGCCCGGCTCGGCTACCGGCCCGACCCCGTCGCCCGCGGCCTGCGCCGCCGCCGTACGGCCGTGATCGGCCTGGTCACCGACGAGATCGCCTCCTCCCCGTTCGCCGGACGGCTGCTGCGCGGGGCCATGGAGACCGCCTGGGACAGCGACCACCTCGTGCTCACCGTGGACTCCGGCGGCGACCCGGCCAAGGAGGACGCGGCCGTCGCCGAACTCCTCGACCGGCGCGTCGACGGCATCATCTACGCCGCGATGTCCCTGCGTCGGGTCCGGGTCCCCGAGGGCCTGCACCGCACCCACTCCGTGCTCGCCAACTGCCTGCCCGCGGACGACTCGCTGCCTGCCGTCATCCCCGCCGAGCGGGCCGGCGGGCGTACCGCCGCGCGCCTGCTGCTGGAAGCCGGGCACCGCAGGGTGGCCCTGGTCGGTGGGCAGGACGACATCGCCTCGGTGGAGCGGCTGCGCGGCTTCCGGGACGCGCTGCGCGCCGAGGGCATCACCGTGCCCAAGGAGTGGGTCGTGCGCACCGGCGGCGAGATCACCGGCGGCCACGAGGGCGCCACCCGGCTGCTCGACGGCACCGCCCCGCACCTGAGGCCCACCGGGATGTTCTGCTACAACGACCGGGTCGCGGCCGGCGTGCTGCATGCCGCGACCCGGCTCGGGATCGCCGTACCCGGCGAGCTGTCGGTGGTCGGTTACGACGACCAGGAGCACATGGCCGCCTACCTCACCCCCGCCCTCACCACCGTCGCGCTGCCGCACCGGGCGATGGGCGAGGCCGCGGCCCGGCTGCTGCTCGACGCCATCGACACCGGCCGCACCCCGCCCGCCACCGTACGGCGGCTGGCCTGTCCCGTGGTCAGCCGCGCCTCGGTGGGACCTGCGCCCACCCGCTGA
- a CDS encoding PP2C family protein-serine/threonine phosphatase: protein MSQPPHHGGDHTPTRLSRNRAAQVWEPVRRRASGQLAAGMPALPVLVVAVVVLVDVAGGAGMVWLPLLAAGPALAATTNGPRGVLGAGFLAAATGTALGIMHGTPAGDLVAVLCALLAVTAASGLASVLRGRRERVLAAVRSVAEAAQQALLQPVPETVGPFRVAVRYSAAAAEARIGGDLYALVPTPHGIRLIVGDVRGKGLPAVETAALVLGVFREAAHDEPDLLAVVGRIERSLARNLGPDDFVTAVVAGCPGPGHLEVVNCGHAPPLLISASGEVEALEADRPAPPLGLRALSGQDPRLQRLPFAVGEQLLLYTDGVTEARNHAREFYPLADGVARHIGDEPARTLTALHDELLAHVGGRLHDDAALLLLRKEAAQEPVAARPGPSVPDTAPRTGTGSSQPATSSAQRVTPPAWIRMP, encoded by the coding sequence ATGAGCCAGCCCCCACACCATGGTGGCGACCACACACCGACGCGGCTGTCGAGGAACCGTGCCGCCCAGGTCTGGGAACCGGTCCGCCGGCGCGCCTCCGGGCAGCTGGCCGCCGGCATGCCCGCACTGCCCGTCCTGGTCGTCGCCGTCGTCGTGCTCGTCGACGTCGCCGGTGGGGCCGGGATGGTCTGGCTGCCGCTGCTGGCCGCCGGACCCGCGCTGGCGGCCACCACCAACGGGCCCCGCGGAGTGCTGGGCGCCGGCTTCCTCGCCGCGGCGACGGGCACGGCACTGGGCATCATGCACGGCACCCCCGCAGGCGACCTGGTGGCCGTCCTGTGCGCCCTGCTGGCCGTCACCGCGGCGAGCGGCCTGGCCAGTGTGTTGCGGGGCCGTCGCGAACGGGTCCTCGCGGCCGTCCGCTCGGTCGCCGAGGCCGCCCAGCAGGCGCTGCTCCAGCCCGTCCCGGAGACCGTCGGACCGTTCCGGGTCGCCGTCCGCTACAGCGCAGCGGCGGCCGAGGCCCGGATCGGCGGGGACCTGTACGCCCTGGTGCCCACTCCGCACGGCATCCGCCTGATCGTCGGGGACGTACGCGGCAAGGGACTGCCCGCCGTGGAGACCGCCGCCCTGGTGCTGGGAGTGTTCCGCGAGGCCGCTCACGACGAGCCCGACCTGCTCGCCGTCGTCGGCAGGATCGAGCGGAGCCTGGCGCGCAACCTCGGCCCGGACGACTTCGTCACCGCCGTGGTCGCCGGCTGCCCCGGACCGGGACACCTGGAGGTGGTCAACTGCGGGCACGCGCCACCGCTGCTGATATCGGCGTCCGGAGAGGTCGAGGCGCTGGAGGCCGACCGTCCCGCGCCGCCCCTCGGCCTGCGCGCCCTGTCGGGCCAGGATCCCCGTCTGCAGCGTCTGCCCTTCGCGGTGGGCGAGCAGTTGCTGCTCTACACCGACGGGGTCACCGAGGCGCGCAATCACGCGCGCGAGTTCTATCCGCTGGCCGACGGTGTGGCCCGCCACATCGGCGACGAGCCGGCCCGCACCCTGACCGCGCTCCACGACGAGTTGCTCGCGCACGTCGGCGGCCGGCTGCACGACGACGCCGCCCTGCTCCTGCTCCGCAAGGAGGCCGCGCAGGAACCGGTTGCCGCGCGGCCCGGGCCGTCCGTGCCGGACACAGCGCCGCGGACCGGCACGGGTTCATCTCAGCCGGCGACCAGCTCGGCCCAGCGGGTGACCCCGCCCGCGTGGATCCGTATGCCGTAG
- the hemC gene encoding hydroxymethylbilane synthase, which yields MRMSVPELIRIVSRDSPMALAQVERVRAELAVLHPGVRTEVVPVKTTGDKWLGDLSQVEGKGAFTKEVDAALLAGEADLAVHCVKDVPADRPLPAGTVFAAFLKRDDVRDALVHPGGLTLDELPAGTRIGTSSVRRVAQLAATHPQLECVPFRGNANRRLEKLAAGEADALLLAVAGLERIGRTDVISEVLSPETMMPPIGAGILALQCREDDTELIDAVSGLGDPDTHREATAERMFLHVLQGHCNSPIAGYARVDLSGELSLRACVFTPDGKTRLNAHEWAGRLDPATLGTSVAVALLRQGAREIIDGIPH from the coding sequence GTGCGCATGTCGGTTCCCGAACTGATCCGAATCGTCTCCCGTGACTCACCCATGGCTCTGGCCCAAGTCGAGCGGGTCCGAGCCGAGTTGGCGGTACTGCATCCGGGCGTGCGCACCGAGGTCGTCCCCGTCAAAACCACCGGCGACAAGTGGCTCGGCGATCTGTCCCAGGTCGAGGGCAAGGGCGCGTTCACCAAGGAGGTCGACGCCGCCCTGCTGGCCGGGGAGGCGGATCTCGCGGTGCACTGCGTCAAGGACGTGCCCGCCGACCGCCCGCTGCCCGCCGGGACGGTGTTCGCCGCGTTCCTGAAGCGGGACGACGTCCGGGACGCGCTGGTGCACCCGGGCGGCCTCACCCTGGACGAGCTGCCGGCCGGCACCCGGATCGGCACCTCCTCGGTGCGCCGCGTCGCCCAACTGGCCGCCACCCACCCGCAACTGGAGTGCGTACCGTTCCGCGGCAACGCCAACCGCAGGCTGGAGAAGCTGGCCGCCGGGGAGGCGGACGCGCTGCTGCTGGCGGTCGCCGGCCTGGAGCGCATCGGCCGGACGGACGTGATCAGCGAGGTGCTGTCCCCGGAGACGATGATGCCGCCGATCGGCGCGGGCATCCTCGCCCTCCAGTGCCGGGAGGACGACACCGAACTGATCGACGCGGTCAGCGGACTCGGCGACCCGGACACCCACCGGGAGGCGACGGCCGAGCGGATGTTCCTGCATGTGCTCCAGGGCCACTGCAACAGCCCCATCGCCGGGTACGCGCGCGTGGACCTCAGTGGTGAACTCTCCCTGCGGGCCTGTGTCTTCACCCCGGACGGCAAGACCCGGCTGAACGCCCACGAGTGGGCGGGCCGGCTGGATCCGGCCACGCTCGGCACCTCGGTCGCGGTGGCGCTGCTCCGGCAGGGCGCGCGCGAGATCATCGACGGCATCCCGCACTGA
- a CDS encoding DNA polymerase ligase N-terminal domain-containing protein encodes MAAEDRLRTYRGKRDFERTREPSGQAPRTQGEAPRFVVQIHDARRMHFDFRLQVDDVLKSWSVPKGPSTDPADKRLAVPTEDHPLEYEDFEGVIPKGEYGGGTVIVWDRGTYEPLSHDRRGRPVDFAESLERGHATFRLHGSKLRGEYALTRFRDGTDGEEAWLLVRKGPARSDGHGTPDPRRARSVRTGRTLAQVATRAGGE; translated from the coding sequence GTGGCGGCGGAGGACCGGCTGCGGACGTACCGCGGCAAGCGCGACTTCGAGCGGACCCGCGAGCCGTCGGGGCAGGCGCCCCGGACGCAGGGTGAGGCGCCCCGGTTCGTGGTGCAGATCCACGACGCGCGGCGGATGCACTTCGACTTCCGGCTCCAGGTCGACGACGTCCTGAAGTCCTGGTCCGTGCCCAAGGGCCCGTCCACCGACCCCGCCGACAAGCGGCTGGCGGTGCCGACCGAGGACCATCCGCTGGAGTACGAGGACTTCGAGGGCGTCATCCCGAAGGGAGAGTACGGCGGCGGCACGGTGATCGTGTGGGACCGCGGGACGTACGAGCCGCTCAGCCACGACCGCCGGGGGCGCCCGGTGGACTTCGCGGAGTCCCTGGAGCGCGGGCACGCCACCTTCCGGCTGCACGGCAGCAAGCTGCGCGGCGAGTACGCCCTCACCCGCTTCCGGGACGGCACGGACGGGGAGGAGGCCTGGCTGCTGGTTCGCAAGGGTCCGGCGCGCTCGGACGGACACGGCACCCCGGATCCGCGGCGGGCCCGCTCGGTGCGGACCGGGCGCACCCTGGCCCAGGTGGCCACCCGGGCCGGCGGGGAGTGA
- the glpK gene encoding glycerol kinase GlpK gives MAERYVMSIDQGTNSTRCILFDHRGRLVSVAQKEHQQHFPRPGWVEHDAVEIWQNLRRVVPEALSEAGVGQEQVAAIGLANQRETTVLWDRRTGAPLCRAIVWQDTRTAPLVEELGRHPGEEFFLDRCALPPSTYFSALRIRWLFDHVKGIEQRARDGEVLFGTMESWLIWNLTGGTDSGLHITDATNASRTMLMNIRTLTWDDELLDFFGVPRSMLPEIRSSAEPYGEARSLLPGVCITAALGDQQAALFGQTCFSPGEAKCTYGTGSFLLLNTGGDLVRSRHGLLTTVAYQIGDQPPVYALEGSIAITGALVQWFRDRLGLISSAPEIETLARTVEDNGGCYIVPAFSGLFAPRWRSDARGVIVGLTSYITKGHLARAVLEATGWQTREVVDAMNADSAVSLQQLKVDGGMTADNLLMQFVADVLDVPVVRPMVAETVSLGAAYAAGLAAGYWPGLEVLRRNWHRAAQWLPAMDPERREAEYENWQRAVERSLGWVRTPRTS, from the coding sequence ATGGCCGAACGGTACGTGATGTCCATCGACCAGGGCACCAACTCGACCCGCTGCATCCTCTTCGACCACCGTGGGCGGCTGGTCTCGGTCGCGCAGAAGGAACACCAGCAGCACTTCCCCCGGCCGGGATGGGTCGAGCACGACGCCGTCGAGATCTGGCAGAACCTGCGGCGTGTGGTGCCCGAAGCCCTGTCCGAGGCCGGCGTCGGGCAGGAGCAGGTCGCCGCCATCGGTCTGGCCAACCAGCGCGAGACGACGGTGCTGTGGGACCGGCGGACCGGCGCCCCGCTGTGCCGGGCGATCGTCTGGCAGGACACCCGTACGGCGCCGCTCGTCGAGGAGCTGGGACGGCACCCCGGCGAGGAGTTCTTCCTCGACCGGTGCGCGCTGCCGCCCTCGACCTACTTCTCGGCGCTGCGGATCCGGTGGCTGTTCGACCACGTCAAGGGGATCGAGCAGCGCGCCCGGGACGGCGAGGTGCTGTTCGGGACGATGGAGAGCTGGCTGATCTGGAATCTCACCGGGGGCACCGACAGCGGTCTGCACATCACCGACGCCACCAACGCCAGCCGCACCATGCTGATGAACATCCGCACGCTCACCTGGGACGACGAGCTGCTGGACTTCTTCGGTGTGCCCCGCTCGATGCTGCCGGAGATCAGGTCGTCCGCCGAGCCGTACGGGGAGGCCCGCTCGCTGCTGCCGGGCGTCTGCATCACGGCCGCCCTCGGCGACCAGCAGGCCGCCCTCTTCGGCCAGACCTGCTTCTCTCCGGGCGAGGCCAAGTGCACCTACGGCACGGGCAGCTTCCTGCTGCTCAACACCGGCGGCGACCTCGTACGGTCCCGGCACGGCCTGCTCACGACCGTCGCCTACCAGATCGGGGACCAGCCGCCGGTGTACGCCCTGGAGGGGTCGATCGCCATCACCGGCGCGCTCGTCCAGTGGTTCCGCGACCGGCTGGGCCTGATCAGCAGTGCCCCGGAGATCGAGACCCTCGCGCGGACGGTGGAGGACAACGGCGGCTGCTACATCGTCCCGGCCTTCTCGGGTCTGTTCGCACCCCGCTGGCGCAGCGACGCGCGCGGGGTGATCGTCGGCCTCACCTCGTACATCACCAAGGGACACCTGGCGCGCGCCGTCCTGGAGGCCACCGGCTGGCAGACCCGGGAGGTCGTCGACGCCATGAACGCCGACTCCGCCGTCTCCCTGCAGCAGCTCAAGGTGGACGGGGGCATGACAGCGGACAACCTGCTCATGCAGTTCGTGGCCGACGTGCTCGACGTGCCGGTGGTGCGGCCCATGGTCGCCGAGACGGTCTCCCTCGGCGCGGCCTACGCGGCCGGGCTGGCCGCCGGCTACTGGCCCGGCCTGGAGGTGCTGCGCCGCAACTGGCACCGGGCCGCGCAGTGGCTGCCCGCCATGGACCCGGAGCGGCGGGAGGCGGAGTACGAGAACTGGCAGCGGGCCGTCGAACGGTCGCTGGGCTGGGTCAGGACGCCCCGCACCTCCTGA